One genomic segment of Streptomyces niveus includes these proteins:
- a CDS encoding HAD family hydrolase has protein sequence MAFDTIVVDYGGVLTNPLVETFAAFAELAGIDAGDLAQALLASTERHGEMPMAALETGVITERQMVDRILAELPEDAGRVLADGRSFGELWFRGRRPNEPFIEFLRGLRGDGYRLALLTNNVREWEPLWRAQLPVDELFDVVVDSHREGVRKPDPAIYRILLERLGTAPQRCLFVDDTEENCVAAAELGIRSVRFADTDGAVREISALLDRPLAMAADAARGGLR, from the coding sequence ATGGCCTTCGACACGATCGTCGTCGACTACGGGGGCGTGCTGACGAACCCGCTCGTGGAGACCTTCGCCGCTTTCGCCGAACTGGCCGGGATCGACGCGGGCGACCTCGCCCAGGCGCTCCTGGCGTCGACGGAACGCCACGGGGAGATGCCGATGGCGGCACTGGAGACCGGCGTGATCACGGAGCGCCAAATGGTGGACCGGATCCTGGCCGAACTCCCCGAGGACGCGGGCCGCGTCCTGGCGGACGGGCGCAGCTTCGGTGAGCTGTGGTTCCGCGGCCGGCGCCCCAACGAGCCGTTCATTGAGTTCCTGCGCGGCCTGCGCGGCGACGGGTACCGGCTCGCCCTGCTCACCAACAACGTCCGCGAGTGGGAACCGCTGTGGCGCGCCCAGCTCCCCGTCGACGAACTCTTCGACGTCGTCGTGGACTCGCACCGGGAAGGCGTACGCAAGCCCGACCCGGCCATCTACCGGATCCTGCTCGAACGGCTCGGCACCGCCCCGCAGCGCTGCCTGTTCGTCGACGACACCGAGGAGAACTGCGTGGCCGCGGCCGAACTCGGCATCCGTTCCGTGCGGTTCGCCGACACCGACGGCGCCGTCCGTGAGATCTCGGCGCTGCTCGACCGCCCCCTGGCCATGGCCGCCGATGCCGCGAGAGGTGGGCTGAGATGA
- a CDS encoding MMPL family transporter, with the protein MSRLAHDVPPPETAPPRGLFTALARLTGARARLLLVLTVILLAGAVVLGSGVADRLRSGGSGGVVDPASESSYAADILEREFPGARPNLVLLARAGSGVDDADTARQGRELAARLADEEGITGVTSYWDTGAPALRSEDGHEALVVARLTGDEQEAERTLEERITGHFDGRQGDLTVRIGGSVAVQHEQQTLISEDLLRAEAIALPITLIILMIVFGSAVAALLPLGIGIIAILGTNAVLRVLTSFTDVSVFATNLTTALGLGLAIDYALLIVRRYREELGNGRDMPAALAVTLNTAGRTVLFSAATVAVSLAAMLVFPLYFLRSLAYAGISVVVLAAVAALVVLPALLAVLGRRIDALDVRKLFRRRSREQRRPTEAGAGWARLARWVMRRAPLVATGTLAVLLLLGAPFLNVDFGTADYRQLPESAGPRVVQQHIKDGFQGNPTGVIEVVTEQASPAELGSYSEELSQLPGVLRVDAPAGPYTGGEAAGPAQPGRTSGAVSYLTVVPAAEAVSDEGKDLVRDVRAVDAAFPTYTSGTTAAMIDSQAAIGRGMPWALGIIVLATLVLVFLLTGSVLVPVQAVLLNALSLTAMLGAVVWVFQDGNLSGLLGFTPTGSIETALPVLMFCLAFGLSMDYGVFLLSRIKEEHERVLDHKAAVVEGIRSTGGVITAAALVLSVVMVAIGTSRITNTKMLGLGVALAILMDAMVIRTLLVPAVLAITGRATWWAPGPLRRLHARFGISEGGSQRPAPVADATGTPDAAVARREEPAPPVGAMGGKSAD; encoded by the coding sequence ATGTCACGCCTTGCCCATGACGTCCCGCCGCCCGAAACGGCCCCGCCCCGCGGCCTGTTCACCGCCCTCGCCCGGCTGACCGGGGCCCGGGCCAGGCTGCTGCTCGTCCTCACCGTGATCCTCCTGGCCGGAGCCGTCGTCCTGGGCAGCGGGGTGGCCGACCGGCTGCGCAGCGGTGGCAGCGGCGGCGTCGTCGACCCCGCCTCCGAGTCCTCGTACGCCGCGGACATCCTGGAGCGGGAGTTCCCCGGCGCCCGCCCCAACCTCGTCCTGCTGGCCCGGGCCGGCAGCGGGGTCGACGACGCCGACACAGCACGTCAGGGCAGGGAACTCGCCGCCCGCCTCGCCGACGAGGAGGGCATCACCGGGGTCACCTCCTACTGGGACACCGGAGCACCGGCGCTGCGCTCCGAGGACGGCCATGAGGCCCTGGTGGTGGCCCGGCTCACCGGGGACGAACAGGAGGCCGAGCGCACGCTGGAGGAGCGGATCACCGGGCACTTCGACGGACGGCAGGGCGACCTCACCGTCCGGATCGGGGGCAGCGTCGCCGTCCAGCACGAGCAGCAGACCCTCATCAGCGAGGACCTGCTGCGCGCCGAGGCCATCGCGCTGCCGATCACGCTGATCATCCTCATGATCGTGTTCGGCAGCGCCGTCGCCGCCCTGCTCCCGCTGGGCATCGGCATCATCGCGATCCTCGGCACCAACGCGGTGCTTCGCGTCCTGACGTCCTTCACCGACGTCTCCGTCTTCGCCACCAACCTCACCACCGCACTGGGCCTCGGCCTCGCCATCGACTACGCGCTGCTGATCGTGCGCCGCTACCGGGAGGAGCTCGGAAACGGCCGGGACATGCCCGCCGCGCTCGCCGTCACCCTCAACACCGCGGGGCGGACCGTGCTGTTCTCGGCCGCCACGGTCGCCGTCTCGCTCGCCGCGATGCTGGTCTTCCCGCTGTACTTCCTGCGCTCCCTCGCCTACGCGGGGATCAGCGTGGTGGTCCTGGCGGCCGTGGCGGCCCTGGTCGTCCTGCCCGCGCTGCTCGCCGTCCTGGGCCGCCGGATCGACGCGCTGGACGTCCGCAAACTGTTCCGCCGCCGCTCCCGCGAGCAGCGTCGGCCCACCGAGGCCGGGGCGGGCTGGGCCCGGCTGGCGCGGTGGGTGATGCGGCGCGCGCCCCTGGTGGCCACCGGCACCCTCGCGGTCCTGCTGCTGCTCGGCGCGCCCTTCCTGAACGTCGACTTCGGCACCGCCGACTACCGGCAGCTCCCCGAGTCGGCCGGGCCCCGGGTGGTGCAGCAGCACATCAAGGACGGCTTCCAGGGCAACCCCACCGGAGTGATCGAGGTCGTCACCGAGCAGGCGTCCCCCGCCGAACTCGGCAGCTACTCCGAGGAGTTGTCCCAGCTTCCCGGGGTGCTGCGGGTGGATGCCCCGGCGGGTCCCTACACCGGGGGCGAGGCCGCCGGGCCCGCGCAGCCCGGCCGCACCTCCGGCGCCGTCTCGTACCTCACGGTGGTGCCCGCCGCGGAAGCGGTCTCCGACGAGGGCAAGGACCTGGTACGGGACGTACGGGCGGTGGACGCGGCGTTCCCCACGTACACCTCCGGTACGACCGCGGCCATGATCGACAGCCAGGCGGCCATCGGACGAGGCATGCCGTGGGCCCTCGGCATCATCGTGCTCGCCACGCTGGTGCTGGTGTTCCTGCTCACCGGCAGTGTGCTGGTGCCGGTCCAGGCGGTGCTGCTCAACGCGCTCAGCTTGACCGCGATGCTGGGGGCCGTGGTGTGGGTCTTCCAGGACGGGAACCTGTCGGGGCTGCTCGGCTTCACCCCGACCGGCAGCATCGAGACGGCGCTGCCCGTGCTGATGTTCTGCCTCGCCTTCGGGCTCTCCATGGACTACGGGGTCTTCCTGCTGTCCCGGATCAAGGAGGAACACGAGCGCGTGCTCGACCACAAGGCCGCCGTGGTGGAGGGCATCCGCAGCACCGGGGGCGTCATCACCGCCGCCGCGCTCGTCCTCTCCGTCGTCATGGTGGCCATCGGCACGTCCCGGATCACCAACACGAAGATGCTCGGACTGGGGGTCGCCCTGGCGATCCTCATGGACGCGATGGTGATCCGCACACTGCTCGTGCCCGCGGTGCTGGCCATCACCGGCCGGGCGACCTGGTGGGCACCCGGGCCGCTGCGCCGGCTGCACGCGCGGTTCGGCATCAGCGAGGGCGGTTCGCAGCGCCCCGCGCCCGTGGCGGACGCGACCGGCACGCCGGACGCGGCGGTGGCGAGGCGGGAGGAACCGGCGCCCCCCGTGGGCGCGATGGGCGGGAAGTCGGCCGACTGA
- a CDS encoding carbohydrate ABC transporter permease, giving the protein MKSATTGGTGTSVPAPPPPAKGKRKSVTGTRKGFAVAFLLPALVLLGALVVYPIGFSVYRSFFDQSGDAFAGFDNYVEIFTEDTIRTAIKNNLIWVIVAPTVATALGLIFAVLTERVRWGTAFKLIVFMPMAISMLASGIIFRLVYEQAPERGIANAVAVGVHDTFSESAGYPKARPLPVHPLKAGEAKGSFVTKTPVAAGTPVLIPLVGVPAGKMPSDAEPAKAAGSGGGEITGTAWLDFTKGGGGKPNVVDAKELGLPGLKIEAVKDGKVVASASAASDGTFTLPASADGAVLQLPESNFREPYNGVDWLGPNLVTPAIIGSYLWMWAGFAMVLIGAGLASMPRELLEAARVDGANEWQVFRRITVPLLAPVLAVVMVTLMINVLKIFDLVLIIAPGSSQDDANVLALQLYRSSFGTDANVGVGSAIAVFLLLLVIPVMLFNIRRIREESRR; this is encoded by the coding sequence GTGAAGTCGGCGACAACAGGGGGCACCGGCACTTCGGTGCCGGCGCCCCCGCCCCCTGCCAAGGGGAAGCGCAAGAGCGTGACAGGCACACGTAAAGGCTTCGCGGTGGCGTTCCTGCTGCCCGCGCTGGTGCTGCTGGGCGCGCTCGTGGTCTACCCGATCGGGTTCTCCGTCTACAGGTCGTTCTTCGACCAGTCCGGCGACGCTTTCGCCGGGTTCGACAACTATGTGGAGATATTCACCGAGGACACCATCCGGACCGCGATCAAGAACAACTTGATCTGGGTGATCGTGGCCCCGACGGTCGCCACCGCCCTCGGTCTGATCTTCGCCGTACTCACCGAACGGGTGCGCTGGGGAACGGCGTTCAAGCTGATCGTCTTCATGCCGATGGCGATCTCCATGCTCGCGTCGGGCATCATCTTCCGGCTGGTGTACGAGCAGGCTCCGGAGCGAGGCATCGCCAACGCCGTCGCCGTGGGCGTGCACGACACCTTCTCCGAGTCGGCCGGTTATCCGAAGGCGCGCCCGCTGCCGGTGCATCCGCTGAAGGCGGGCGAGGCCAAGGGCTCGTTCGTCACCAAGACACCGGTCGCGGCCGGCACTCCGGTGCTGATCCCGCTGGTCGGCGTGCCCGCGGGCAAGATGCCGTCGGACGCCGAGCCGGCCAAGGCGGCCGGGAGCGGCGGCGGCGAGATCACCGGTACGGCCTGGCTGGACTTCACCAAGGGCGGCGGCGGCAAGCCCAACGTCGTCGACGCGAAGGAACTCGGCCTGCCCGGCCTCAAGATCGAGGCGGTCAAGGACGGCAAGGTCGTCGCGTCCGCCAGCGCCGCCTCCGACGGTACGTTCACCCTGCCGGCGTCGGCGGACGGTGCCGTACTCCAGCTCCCCGAGAGCAACTTCAGGGAGCCGTACAACGGCGTGGACTGGCTCGGCCCGAACCTCGTCACCCCCGCGATCATCGGCAGCTATCTGTGGATGTGGGCGGGCTTCGCGATGGTGCTGATCGGTGCCGGTCTGGCGAGCATGCCGCGTGAACTCCTGGAGGCCGCGCGGGTCGACGGGGCGAACGAGTGGCAGGTCTTCCGCCGGATCACCGTGCCGCTGCTCGCACCGGTCCTGGCCGTCGTGATGGTCACCCTGATGATCAATGTGCTGAAGATCTTCGACCTGGTACTGATCATCGCGCCAGGCTCATCGCAGGACGACGCGAACGTGCTGGCGCTCCAGCTCTACCGCTCGTCGTTCGGCACGGACGCCAACGTCGGCGTGGGCAGCGCGATCGCCGTGTTCCTCCTGCTGCTCGTGATCCCGGTGATGCTCTTCAACATTCGCCGGATACGAGAGGAGAGCCGCCGATGA
- a CDS encoding FAD-dependent monooxygenase, whose product MTVPVLVVGAGPTGLTAAAALRDLGVPCRVVDRRPGPGIAPKGLVLWSGALECLQRVGVAEKIAGTALPLTGASYWSNGRRLAGARFGGLTGTAFPGPLCVPQPVTERALHARLTELGGTVEWETEVTAVTVNRGGPAESATVTLRSARGEETLTVPWLIAADGARSLVRDSVGIPFEGHTFDRMFLIGDGRLEGVPAEAEVQHHVAPDGVLVIVPQPDGHRVFFDMEPDGQTEPPSEELLQRLLDERGPGGLRLHGTWWTSRFLVHAKVAPRFREGPVLLAGDAVHAHTTAGGQGLNTGVQDGYDVGWKLAGVVRGADPALLDSFEAERRPASVRAVANGDQQTRMWLLRSPAARLLRNTVLRLLSATGLLEKKVIPLLAQLDLDHSGSPAVADLDGAPSVPRALRLGRRAPDLALAPVHGTEAESLHAHLSAGRHTVLVHGDPAAGELAARAAAIVGERGTEDIVRVLWIQPAGTAPADLPQDGAGFAVARETGDTPGGAGTPWCVYLRPDGVVAARSGPAGLDALLSRLPSRPPRVTPVPTAGP is encoded by the coding sequence ATGACCGTTCCGGTTCTCGTCGTCGGCGCCGGGCCCACCGGGCTCACCGCCGCCGCCGCGCTGCGGGACCTCGGCGTGCCCTGCCGCGTCGTCGACCGGCGCCCGGGTCCCGGCATCGCCCCCAAGGGGCTGGTGCTGTGGAGCGGCGCCCTGGAGTGCCTGCAACGCGTCGGCGTCGCCGAGAAGATCGCTGGGACGGCGCTGCCGCTGACCGGGGCGTCGTACTGGTCGAACGGCCGGCGCCTCGCCGGGGCGCGCTTCGGCGGGCTGACGGGCACCGCCTTCCCCGGCCCCCTCTGCGTACCGCAGCCGGTGACCGAGCGGGCGCTGCACGCCCGCCTGACAGAACTGGGCGGCACCGTCGAGTGGGAGACCGAGGTCACGGCGGTCACCGTGAACCGTGGCGGCCCCGCCGAGTCGGCGACGGTCACGCTGCGCTCGGCCCGTGGCGAGGAGACCCTCACGGTGCCCTGGCTGATCGCCGCCGACGGAGCCCGCAGCCTGGTGCGCGACAGCGTCGGCATCCCCTTCGAGGGCCACACCTTCGACCGTATGTTCCTCATCGGGGACGGCCGGCTGGAGGGCGTGCCCGCCGAGGCCGAGGTGCAGCACCACGTCGCACCGGACGGCGTACTGGTCATCGTCCCCCAGCCCGACGGCCACCGTGTCTTCTTCGACATGGAGCCGGACGGGCAGACCGAACCGCCCTCCGAGGAGTTGCTGCAGCGGCTCCTCGACGAACGCGGCCCGGGCGGGCTGCGCCTGCACGGCACCTGGTGGACCAGCCGCTTCCTTGTGCACGCCAAGGTCGCCCCCCGGTTCCGGGAGGGCCCGGTGCTGCTGGCGGGCGACGCGGTGCACGCCCACACCACCGCCGGCGGCCAGGGACTCAACACGGGTGTCCAGGACGGCTACGACGTGGGCTGGAAACTCGCCGGCGTCGTACGCGGCGCTGATCCGGCGCTGCTCGACAGCTTCGAGGCGGAACGCCGCCCGGCGTCCGTCAGGGCGGTCGCGAACGGTGATCAGCAGACCCGGATGTGGCTGCTGCGCAGTCCGGCGGCGCGGCTCCTGCGGAACACGGTGCTGCGGCTGCTGTCCGCCACCGGCCTGCTGGAGAAGAAGGTGATTCCCCTGCTCGCCCAGCTCGACCTGGACCACTCCGGGAGCCCGGCGGTGGCCGATCTCGACGGTGCCCCGTCCGTACCGCGCGCACTGCGGCTCGGCCGACGCGCCCCCGACCTGGCGCTCGCCCCGGTGCACGGCACCGAGGCGGAGTCGCTCCACGCCCACCTGTCGGCCGGCCGGCACACCGTGCTGGTGCACGGAGACCCGGCCGCCGGGGAGCTCGCCGCGCGAGCCGCGGCGATCGTGGGGGAGCGGGGTACCGAGGACATCGTGCGGGTGCTGTGGATCCAGCCCGCCGGCACGGCTCCCGCCGATCTCCCGCAGGACGGCGCCGGGTTCGCCGTGGCGCGGGAGACGGGCGACACGCCGGGCGGAGCCGGTACCCCGTGGTGCGTGTATCTGCGGCCCGACGGGGTCGTCGCGGCCCGCTCGGGCCCGGCCGGCCTCGACGCGCTCCTCTCCCGGCTCCCGTCCCGGCCGCCTCGCGTCACCCCGGTACCGACCGCAGGGCCTTGA
- a CDS encoding ScbA/BarX family gamma-butyrolactone biosynthesis protein: protein MTIPMSASPSLSSHAPTPVPMAVPVSTPASGTAPVPPGNDHVELSYDATVPRALVHRASIAEVFVTDSTETGEDTFVVAAQLPRAHMIGESFPLYDFSLMVEVVRQAGVLIAHRHLEVQLGSAFIFRNLTLRTTAFESLRIGSRPANARIKVSVRTRRNRAGRLQGFSFTGEIEVDGRPAMLGEGGLLILSKAAYQAMRSRRLSPGHPGLLLPRFTAAEPSHVGRRDSRNVFVTEPVADAGRFGCQLVVDTSHPHIFDHPLDHVPGHLQMEAARQLAVAAVARLHALDPYSLSVASITSDFADYVELDRVTRLRATVDGFHWDEDLCTFITPVVVEAVQEDTVATAMRLDVAQWV from the coding sequence ATGACCATCCCCATGTCCGCGTCCCCGTCCCTTTCCTCGCATGCGCCCACGCCGGTCCCCATGGCCGTACCCGTCTCCACCCCCGCGTCCGGGACGGCCCCCGTGCCACCCGGGAACGACCATGTGGAGCTGAGTTACGACGCGACCGTTCCACGCGCCCTGGTCCACAGAGCCTCGATAGCCGAGGTGTTCGTCACCGACTCGACCGAGACGGGCGAGGACACCTTCGTCGTCGCCGCACAGCTCCCGCGCGCCCACATGATCGGGGAGAGCTTCCCGCTGTACGACTTCAGCCTGATGGTCGAAGTGGTGCGTCAGGCCGGGGTCCTGATCGCCCACCGCCATCTGGAAGTGCAGCTGGGCTCCGCGTTCATCTTCCGGAACCTGACCCTGCGTACCACCGCCTTCGAATCGCTGCGCATCGGCTCGCGACCCGCCAACGCGCGGATCAAGGTGAGCGTGCGGACCCGGCGCAACAGGGCCGGCCGCCTGCAGGGGTTCAGCTTCACCGGGGAGATCGAGGTCGACGGACGGCCCGCGATGCTGGGAGAGGGCGGGCTGCTGATCCTGTCCAAGGCCGCCTACCAGGCCATGCGCAGCAGACGGCTGTCGCCCGGCCACCCCGGCCTCCTGCTGCCGCGGTTCACGGCGGCCGAGCCCTCCCACGTGGGACGGCGGGACTCCCGGAACGTGTTCGTCACCGAGCCCGTCGCCGACGCGGGACGGTTCGGCTGCCAGTTGGTGGTGGACACCAGCCACCCGCACATCTTCGACCATCCGCTGGACCATGTGCCGGGCCATCTGCAGATGGAGGCAGCGCGTCAACTGGCCGTCGCCGCCGTCGCCCGGCTGCACGCCCTGGACCCCTACAGCCTGTCGGTCGCCTCCATCACCTCCGACTTCGCCGACTACGTGGAGCTCGACCGCGTCACCAGGTTGCGGGCGACCGTCGACGGATTCCACTGGGACGAGGATCTGTGCACCTTCATCACTCCCGTTGTGGTGGAGGCCGTGCAGGAGGACACCGTCGCGACGGCCATGCGGCTCGACGTGGCGCAGTGGGTCTGA
- a CDS encoding carbohydrate ABC transporter permease, with protein sequence MTTTDTAVKAERPLPAGATAKPKPSLSARIAEKAGSGFVQVFLILVALFWMMPTIGLLISSLRGSSDIAASGWWEVFTKPAQLTTENYSELLSNDIITNSLWSTVMITVPSTVLVVVIGALAGYAFAWMDFPGRDWWFMLVVGLLVVPVQVALIPVSELFGEIGIFETTFGVVMFHVAFGLPFAIFLLRNFFAQIPRELLEAARLDGAGEIRLFARVVMPLGGPAIASLGIFQFLWVWNDMLVALIFADSESPPITVALQQQVRQFGNNIDVLAPGAFLSMIIPLAVFFLFQRQFVTGVMAGAVK encoded by the coding sequence ATGACTACGACTGACACAGCGGTCAAGGCGGAGCGGCCGCTGCCCGCCGGCGCGACGGCCAAGCCGAAGCCGTCCCTGTCGGCCCGGATCGCCGAGAAGGCCGGCAGCGGGTTCGTCCAGGTCTTCCTGATCCTGGTCGCCCTGTTCTGGATGATGCCGACGATCGGTCTGCTGATCTCCTCGCTGCGCGGCTCGTCGGACATCGCGGCGAGCGGCTGGTGGGAGGTCTTCACCAAGCCGGCGCAGCTCACCACCGAGAACTACTCGGAGCTGCTGTCCAACGACATCATCACCAACTCCCTCTGGTCCACGGTGATGATCACGGTCCCGTCGACCGTGCTGGTCGTGGTGATCGGCGCGCTCGCGGGATACGCCTTCGCGTGGATGGACTTCCCGGGCCGCGACTGGTGGTTCATGCTGGTCGTGGGTCTGCTGGTGGTCCCGGTGCAGGTCGCGCTCATCCCCGTCTCCGAACTCTTCGGCGAGATCGGGATCTTCGAGACGACCTTCGGCGTGGTGATGTTCCACGTCGCCTTCGGACTCCCCTTCGCGATCTTCCTGCTGCGGAACTTCTTCGCGCAGATCCCGCGCGAACTCCTGGAGGCGGCCCGCCTCGACGGTGCGGGCGAGATCCGGCTCTTCGCCCGTGTCGTGATGCCGCTCGGCGGTCCGGCGATCGCCTCGCTCGGCATCTTCCAGTTCCTCTGGGTCTGGAACGACATGCTGGTGGCCCTGATCTTCGCGGACTCCGAGTCCCCGCCGATCACGGTCGCCCTCCAGCAGCAGGTACGGCAGTTCGGCAACAACATCGACGTGCTGGCGCCCGGCGCCTTCCTGTCGATGATCATCCCGTTGGCCGTCTTCTTCCTGTTCCAGCGGCAGTTCGTCACCGGCGTCATGGCGGGGGCGGTCAAGTAG
- a CDS encoding bifunctional glycosyltransferase/CDP-glycerol:glycerophosphate glycerophosphotransferase, with product MARFSIIVPAYKVQAYLQECLQSVLGQTYEDFELVAVDDGSPDACGTIIDEVAAADPRVVAVHLPENEGLGPARNAGIARATGDYLIFLDGDDTLTPGALQTIADRLKETDSPDVLVYDYARTYWSGEVVRNILSDLLDESGPAPFRLVDRPGLLRVLMVVWNKAYRREYIDRQGFAFPPGYYEDTPWTFPALMAAESIATLDRVCVHYRQRRQGNILSTTSRKHFDIFDQYDRVFAFIDSRPALDDWRPVLFRRMLDHFSKLVAVRGRLPRRSRPEFFRRARAHHRRHRTPGSAPLLRARLRHTLLRFGAHRTYRALWTAQRVQMGARQAATALGRAVRAGALHLHYRIQRCLPVRENRAVFAAYDGRGYACNPAAIEEKVRELAPHIATSWISRPEYHHTVPTGTRRLRPGSFGYWTALARDKYLVNNVNFDGRLVKRPRQILLQTHHGTPLKSMGLDLQDHPAAARRTEFDRLLAGADQWDYSLSANRHSTLVWEKAYPAGHTALEYGYPRNDVFQRATSADVDRLRESLGIPDGFTAVLYAPTQRDYRRTPYVPLDLERLAQALGPRFVVLTRAHHTYEAPLPHTPHPRIIDVSGHHRVESLCLAADALITDYSSLMFDYVNLDRPVVIHIDDWEAYEAARGTYFDVRAFPPGAVARDEDDLIDIFTTDHWRGSRSAQLRAAFRARFCPYDDGLAAERVVRRVFLGETTGLPAPVPLDARTPAPSPLPLPGQRGGRSMSEARR from the coding sequence ATGGCCCGGTTCAGCATCATCGTCCCCGCGTACAAGGTCCAGGCGTACTTGCAGGAGTGTCTGCAGTCGGTGCTCGGCCAGACCTATGAGGACTTCGAACTCGTCGCCGTGGACGACGGATCACCCGACGCCTGCGGGACGATCATCGACGAAGTCGCCGCCGCCGACCCGCGTGTCGTCGCCGTGCACCTCCCGGAGAACGAGGGCCTCGGGCCCGCCCGTAACGCCGGCATCGCCCGAGCCACCGGCGACTACCTGATCTTCCTCGACGGCGACGACACCCTCACCCCCGGCGCGCTCCAGACGATCGCCGACCGGCTCAAGGAGACGGACAGCCCCGACGTCCTCGTCTACGACTACGCCCGTACGTACTGGTCGGGCGAGGTGGTCCGCAACATCCTCTCCGACCTGCTCGACGAGAGCGGACCCGCGCCCTTCCGACTCGTCGACAGACCGGGCCTGTTGAGGGTGCTGATGGTCGTCTGGAACAAGGCCTACCGCCGCGAGTACATCGACCGGCAGGGCTTCGCCTTCCCGCCGGGCTATTACGAGGACACGCCCTGGACCTTCCCCGCGCTGATGGCCGCCGAGTCGATCGCGACGCTCGACCGCGTCTGCGTGCACTACCGGCAGCGGCGCCAGGGCAACATCCTCTCCACCACCAGCCGCAAGCACTTCGACATCTTCGACCAGTACGACCGGGTGTTCGCGTTCATCGACTCACGGCCCGCCCTGGACGACTGGCGTCCCGTGCTGTTCCGGCGGATGCTCGACCACTTCTCGAAACTCGTCGCCGTACGGGGGCGGCTGCCGCGCCGCAGCCGCCCCGAGTTCTTCCGCCGGGCCCGCGCCCACCACCGCCGCCACCGCACCCCCGGCTCCGCGCCGCTGCTACGGGCCCGGCTGCGCCACACGCTGCTGCGGTTCGGCGCCCACCGCACGTACCGCGCCCTGTGGACGGCGCAGCGCGTGCAGATGGGCGCCCGGCAGGCCGCCACGGCCCTGGGCCGGGCCGTGCGCGCCGGGGCGCTGCACCTGCACTACCGGATCCAACGGTGCCTGCCCGTACGGGAGAACAGGGCGGTCTTCGCCGCGTACGACGGCCGGGGTTACGCCTGCAACCCGGCGGCCATCGAGGAGAAGGTGCGCGAACTCGCCCCGCACATCGCCACGTCGTGGATCAGCCGTCCCGAATACCACCACACCGTGCCCACCGGCACCCGCAGGCTGCGCCCCGGCAGCTTCGGTTACTGGACGGCGCTCGCCCGCGACAAGTACCTCGTCAACAACGTCAACTTCGACGGCCGCCTGGTCAAGCGCCCCCGGCAGATCCTTCTCCAGACGCATCACGGCACCCCGCTCAAATCGATGGGCCTCGACCTCCAGGACCACCCGGCCGCCGCCCGCCGCACCGAGTTCGACCGCCTCCTCGCGGGCGCCGACCAGTGGGACTACTCCCTCTCCGCGAACCGCCACTCCACCCTCGTCTGGGAGAAGGCCTATCCGGCGGGCCATACGGCGCTGGAGTACGGCTATCCGCGCAACGACGTGTTCCAGCGGGCCACTTCGGCCGACGTCGACCGGCTGCGGGAGTCCCTGGGCATCCCGGACGGCTTCACGGCGGTGCTGTACGCGCCCACGCAGCGCGACTACCGGCGCACCCCGTACGTCCCGCTGGACCTGGAACGCCTCGCCCAGGCGCTGGGCCCGCGGTTCGTGGTGCTGACGCGCGCCCACCACACGTACGAGGCCCCGCTGCCGCACACCCCGCACCCGCGCATCATCGACGTCTCGGGCCACCACCGGGTGGAGTCGCTGTGCCTGGCCGCCGACGCGCTCATCACGGACTACTCGTCGCTGATGTTCGACTACGTGAATCTGGACCGGCCCGTCGTCATCCACATCGACGACTGGGAGGCGTACGAGGCGGCCCGCGGCACCTACTTCGACGTACGGGCGTTCCCGCCGGGCGCGGTGGCGCGCGACGAGGACGACCTGATCGACATCTTCACCACGGACCACTGGCGCGGCTCCCGCTCGGCGCAGCTGCGCGCGGCCTTCCGGGCGCGTTTCTGCCCGTACGACGACGGCCTGGCGGCCGAGCGGGTGGTCCGCCGCGTCTTCCTGGGCGAGACGACGGGCCTCCCGGCCCCGGTCCCCCTGGATGCGCGCACCCCGGCGCCGTCTCCGCTGCCGCTGCCGGGTCAGCGCGGCGGACGGAGCATGTCGGAGGCGAGGCGCTGA